The genomic stretch GTGTCGCCTCTTACATAAAATAAACCTATTTATGCAAGTTCAAATGTGGCGCATATAAATATGTGTGTTGTGtttgtagttttctagagagagaaagagaaaagataaATAGAGTGAGAGAGAGttttgaggagagagaaagtgcaagaaagagagagaaagcttTGGCTTCTTTGTTGGGTTGAGGGGTTCCATATTCGGAGACCCCCTTTTGTTTTtgttccttctttctttcttcttttgctttcCCATGTGTTGTTGTTTGAAGAAGGTGAGAGCTTTTATCAGAGCTTTGGtgcttcttccttttcttttcttctcactctttctctctctatctTTCTAGTTTTTTCGAATCTGTTAAAGTTTCAAGCTTTtcttacttatttttttaatttttgttaccCAATTCGaaatttcctttattttttttgtgggtttaatttaattttatttatttttttaaattttgtttttggggttttgaCACTTTTTGCTTCATGCATCTTGGATTCCCATAAGAGAGGTTAAAGCTGCTTTTTTTTTCGATCATCTGGGATAGGTGTGGAATAAATAGATAGACATAAGAGTCAAattgttttcattttattttctctctctctctctctctcttctctctctcttcccccCCTAAAAAAAACCGCATCTCTCTTTCCTTTTGGTTAATTTTGGCAAAAATATGGAAGAAGTTTTTTTCTAATTTACTTCTATTAATGCTTCTGCTTAAATGGTTTGATTCATGGTGCGGATTTGAATTATCACTTTGTCtctgttattattattattattattggtgtGTGATTTTTTCAAGTTACTTTTCCTTTtgctaaaaaaaaatttttttttttgttgtgttGTGTTTGCAGATCTAGTTCAGTTTTTGCTCATTTTGGTGCATATCTAATCGAGGAAGTGGAAGGTTGCGATGTCTTCCCTTAGTAGAGAATTGGTGTTCTTGATCTTGCAGTTTCTGGATGAGGAAAAGTTCAAGGAGACTGTTCACAAGTGGGGCTAGTTTGTTGTTTTCattaaattaaactaatttttccttggtttattttgattatttatttggtttttttaccacattaattaatttctttttttttttggtcttgTCAATTTTGAAAATGATAGGCTTGAACAGGAGTCTGGATTTTTCTTCAATATGAAGTACTTTGAGGATGAAGTGCACAATGGCAATTGGGATGAGGTTGAAAAGTACCTTTCTGGTTTCACTAAGGTAGATGATAATAGATATTCTATGAAGATATTTTTTGAGATAAGGAAACAGAAGTATCTTGAGGCATTGGATAAGTAAGTTCATATCATAAGTTTCACACTTTGTTTGAATTTTGTTGACTCTTTCAGCATTTTCTAGTTCTGTTCTAGTGACTAGTTTGGAGACTTTAGTTGAACTGTGCTTAAATTTTTTGGTAGGCATGACCGGTCCAAGGCTGTAGAAATCTTAGTAAAGGATTTGAAAGTGTTTGCTACTTTTAATGAAGAATTGTTCAAGGAAATCACACAGCTTTTGACATTGGAGAATTTTAGGTATGAGTATATATACTGGCCTCTTGTGGGTTTTGGTGTGAAACTTATGTAATGTGCAGCAAATGATTCGAGTTTGTTTGTGTACTACTAGGGAAAATGAGCAATTGTCTAAGTATGGTGATACAAAATCTGCTAGAGCAATCATGTTGGTTGAGCTCAAAAAGCTCATTGAAGCGAATCCTTTGTTTCGTGATAAGTTGCAATTTCCCAACCTTAAGAACTCAAGGTTACGGACTCTCATCAATCAAAGGTAAATTTTTCCCAAGTCCTTTTGTAAAAAGGATTACCCTATTTCTTATAGAGAACAAAACTTGTGCTGTGtgtttattaataaaaatgttgTTATTGTTATCCAAAAAGTGAGCTTTGATAGGATTTCGAACAATTTCCAGTTTTAATATTGTAAATAGACTACTTGAATTTGTATATAGGAAAATGTGTTGCGGTAATTATCTGCACAATTACATTGTTGATGTTACATTATACATTCTTGTTATGCTATGCAGCATTGGTGTTCATTTTTTGTTTGAGATTACTGAATAACTGgctttctttttcctttgtttttgaaaaatcatTTACAGCCTGAATTGGCAGCATCAACTTTGCAAGAATCCACGGCCAAATCCTGATATAAAAACTCTTTTTGTGGATCACTCTTGTGGACAACCAAATGGTGCACGAGCTCCTTCACCTGCAAATAATCCGCTATTAGGGTCCTTACCAAAGGCCGGAGCATTTCCTCCTCTCGGTGCACATGGGGTGATCTACTTAAACTGATTCATCTTCTTTTCATCATAGGCATCCGCAGTATATTCTATTTCTCTGTCACTTTTGGTTCTTATTACCATACTTGACTCTCCGTGCTTCGTGTTTACAGCCTTTTCAACCTACTCCAGCACCAGTGCCGACACCCCTGGCTGGGTGGATGTCAAATCCTACCACTGTGGCACATCCTGCAGTTTCTGGAGGTGGAGCTATAGGTCTTGGTGCTCCATCAATCCCTGGTATTGAGTTATTTCGCTTTATTTAGTCTCAAACTCTTTATGTATAATTGTGCTAAGATATTGTAGGGTATATCAAGTTTGTTCTTTGACTTATTACCTGTTCTATTGCCTTGTTAAAGCTGCTTTGAAGCATCCAAGGACTCCTCCAACTAATCCCTCTGTTGATTACCCATCTGGAGACTCAGATCATGTTGCTAAGAGAACTAGACCAATGGGAATATCCGAGGAGGTAATCTTGTATTGCTTATGGACGAATCATTAACAATGCATCTTCAGGCATAATCTAGTTTGACCCCTGAAATTTCTGCTAATAGTTCATAGTTGTCACTTTGTGCAGGTAAATCTACCTGTCAATGTGTTGTCGGCAACATTCCCTGGTCATGGTCACGGTCATGGTCATAGTCAAGCTTTTACGGCACCTGATGACTTGCCGAAGACTGTCGTGCGAACTTTGAATCAGGGTTCATCTCCTATGAGCATGGACTTCCATCCTGTGCAACAGTCTTTACTTCTTGGTCTGTTGCTCTTCTAAGGCCTTTTCTGATAGCctgttttttcctttttttaattGCATGCTTTTCGCTATCAAATTGGAAATTGAATGAGCTTTCCTTGATGCAAATTTGATAGTTGGCACTAATGTTGGGGACATCGCTTTGTGGGAGGTGGGGTCTAGGGAGCGGTTGGTCTTGAGGAATTTCAAAGTTTGGGACCTTAGTGCATGTTCAATGCCATTTCAGGTAATCTCTTACGCAGTGTGTTCTTGATGAAAATTTGTAAAaacttgtaattttttttatgacgGAAGGGAACTAATCTTGAACAATTCAGGCTGCTCTCGTCAAAGATCCTGGTGTTTCTGTCAACCGAGTGATTTGGAGTCCTGATGGTGCTTTATTCGGTAAGTtgagttttttgttttttttgttctttgttttactgatataatatatatactttCAGATGTAAACTAATTCTGATTGCAAATATCTTTTGTTTGTATATGGAATGGAACAGGAGTTGCTTATTCAAGACACATTGTTCAAATATACTCTTATAATGGCGGGGATGATGTGAGGCAGCACCTTGAGGTACATGCCATATAGTTATAAACACGCGCGTGCACACATATATAAGTGTATATATTCATATGCATTTCTCTGATTATTTACTTCCAAACCTTATTTCTAGATTGATGCTCATGTTGGTGGAGTAAATGATCTTGCATTTTCGCATCCAAATAAGCAATTATGTGTGATAACCTGTGGCGATGATAAGACCATTAAGGTACATTTTGTACAGCCTGAGTTGGTTTAAACAAGTGGAGTAGATCATATATGTTCCTAACTACGTTGTGTAATTTAAGGTGTGGGATGCTGCTACGGGTACTAAGCAGTATACTTTTGAGGGCCATGAAGCTCCAGTATATTCTGTATGCCCCCATTATAAAGAAAACATTCAGGTAGGAGAAATGTTAGTTGAGTTGGTCGTTGCAATTCCTCATTCCTTTGTCTATAATACAAAACCCTGAAGTAGATTCTTCTGCTAACTTTTCATCGTTTAGTTTTCTTGCTGATAGTTTTTTGTTGTGATGTTGTAGTTTATTTTTTCAACGGCATTAGATGGAAAGATAAAAGCATGGCTGTATGACAATTTGGGATCTCGTGTTGATTATGATGCACCTGGTCGTTGGTGCACTACCATGGCTTATAGTGCTGATGGAACAAGGTCCGAATTCTCAACCATTGCTCCTCATGTTATGCTGAATCTGGCTGCACGGTTGAATTATACTTTCTGTTCTTAATATGGTGTTTAAATGTTCCCACCACAAACATTTGCTACAGGCTCTTTTCGTGCGGGACAAGCAAAGATGGGGAATCCTCTATTGTTGAGTGGAATGAAAGTGAAGGAGCTGTCAAAAGGACTTATCAAGGATTCCGTAAGCGGTCTTTGGGTGTTGTGCAATTTGATACCACCAAAAATAGATTTTTGGCTGCTGGTGATGATTTCTCCATAAAATTCTGGGACATGGACAATGTTCAGCCTCTGCAAGCCATCGATGCTGATGGGGGTCTTCCTGTAAGTTCATTCGTTTGTTGCAAAATAGTTGAGAGCTAGTATTTGGAATAAGTAGTTGCTAATGGTTGCTTGATATGAATTTTAGGCAAGCCCACGTATCCGATTCAACAAGGATGGAACACTTCTAGCCGTCTCTGCGAATGAGAATGGAATCAAAATTTTAGCCAATGCAGATGGTATGCGTTTGTTGCGCACATTAGAGAATTCTTTATATGATGCATCACGAACATCAGAAGCCATGGCAAAGGTAGATATGTACCTTATGAAAACTTAATCTACAAATGAtgagaaaaaagaaataaaattaaacttcAAGCTAACATACTGTGTTTCTTGCAGCCTACCATAAATCCAATTTCTGCTGCTGCCGCCGCAGCGACTAGTGCTGCACTTGCGGAGAGGGCCTCTTCTGTAGTAGCAATTCCCGGAATGGTTCGTGATCTTGTCCTTATATCAACAGTACTTATCATTACTTGCAACCTTCCATCTTATTTGTAgctttctgttttttatttttcttctgttcAACATGCAACTTTTGATACAGAATCTTATTATTACTAATCATAATTACTTTTCATCAGAATGGGGATGCACGGAACTTAGGTGATGTTAAGCCTAGAATAAGTGAAGAATCCAATGACAAGTCAAAAATATGGAAGCTCACTGAAATAAATGAACCGTCTCAGTGTAGATCCTTAAAGTTACCAGACAATGTGAGAGTACCAAAGGTATGTCATTTATTTAAATTGGTCAAACTACGCTCCCACTGAAATAATAGAATCTCATGGCGACTTACCCTTGTATAAGAAAACTGTTCATATGTGTGGTTTTGATGTTTGTGATGTGCTGGGAGCTCTTGTAACAGCTAAGTATTGGTGTTTCACTGTAGTTTTATAATGTAAATCAATCCCAAGTAGGTTTTCAGGTATGGCTTTCCACTATAGTCAACTGGTATCGAACGTATCTTAAAAGACTAAGATTAATGAAGTAGTAGATATTTGGAGATTCTTCCTGCTGTACCTTTTAGCTCTCTAGTCTGTCTGTGATGTAGAACCTCATAATCAAAAGTTTTGATTCAATTCGTTTTTTGGTGACCAAAAGTTAAGTATGGTTATAGCTGCACTTGAACTACCTTTGTGGAAGGTTTCTCTGCCTCATCTCTCCATCAATGAAATTGTTCTGATCTTTGTTATCATGACAGATATCAAGGTTGATATATACAAACTCTGGTAATGCTGTTCTTGCATTAGCATCAAATGCCATTCACCTTCTCTGGAAATGGCAGCGAAATGACCGTAACTCATCTGGCAAGGTGTGTGTCCATGCAAACAAAACCAACTACTGTTGGATTATTGCTGTTCATGTTTTGAAAGTTTGATATTTGTTCTGTAGGCCACTGCCAGCATGCAACCTCAATTGTGGCAACCATCAAGTGGCATTCTGATGACTAATGACATTGCCGATAGTAGTCCCGAAGATGCTGTTCCATGCTTTGCTCTGTCCAAAAATGATTCTTATGTAATGTCCGCCTCAGGAGGGAAGATATCCCTTTTCAACATGATGACTTTTAAGGTGACCTATGAGCCTGGTTATTTTTCAAGTTCAACACTATATAGATTTTGAAATAGTGCTGATTAACCAATTTCAATCTTTTTTTGCTAAGTACAGACAATGACGACATTCATGCCTCCACCACCTGCAGCAACCTTTCTTGCTTTTCATCCTCAGGATAACAACATTATTGCCATAGGCATGGATGATTCCTCCATTCAAATATATAATGTCCGCGTGGACGAGGTAACAATGCCGTCTCTTAAGAGTTTCTACTCATTTGAAATTCGAGATATAGTGTTCATGCTGATTTCATTTTGCAGGTTAAAAGTAAACTCAAGGGTCATACTAAAAGAATAACTGGTCTTGCTTTCTCTCACGTATTGAATGTGCTAGTTTCATCTGGAGCAGATGCCCAGGTAATAATTTTCCAAATGGATGGGCCTCAAGCATCTTTCTTTTCTATGATTAAATGTATTGAAAGAACATGTATATACAAAAGCACTTGCACTAGAAGAATTTGTAGTTTTGAATCTTTAATAGGCTCTcaactagtaaaaagtctttTTGAGCAACACAATTTGCATAATTATGATATTAAGAGTTGTCTTCGAACTTCGTTTATCGTGCAGATTTGTGTGTGGAATACTGATGGATGGGAAAAGCAGAAGAGTAGATTCTTGCAGCTTCCTCCCGGGAGGACTCCATCGGCGCAGGCAGATACGCGTGTACAGTTTCATCAGGATCAGATACATTTCTTGGTTGTACATGAAACTCAGCTAGCCATTTATGAAGCAACAAAGCTAGAATGTTTGAAGCAGGTCAGCTAATTCAGTTTGATGTCTTGTCCAAAtaattttgtttcatttttttttctttatagaTTTTCTGATGTCGGCTGTTCGAATTGTAGTGGTTCCCACGAGATTCAGCTGCACCAATATCGCATGCGACTTTCTCGTGTGATAGTCAGCTGATATATGCCAGCTTTTTAGATGCAACAGTCTGTGTATTTAGTGCTTCAAACCTCAGATTACGATGTCGAATCAATCCGTCTGCTTATCTTTCAGGAAGCGTCAGGTAATTTCacacaaattaaaagtatttttggaATTCAAAAGAAAATGTCTACTGTCTAGTATGGTCAATCTCTATTAATATCTCTAAAATGAGAGTCAATGTAACTATGCCTTAGGGGATTTTTATTTAGGGCTTTATACACCATTTGTATTTTAGCCCCCAAAACTTTATAATGTCCAAATCGACCGTTATATTTACCAAATTTGCATATCAAAAGCTTAGTACCCATTTGTTGAATGCTACCTTAATGTGTTTTATGTGGCAGTTCCAACGTACAACCGCTTGTAATTGCGGCGCATCCGCAAGAACCGA from Arachis stenosperma cultivar V10309 chromosome 9, arast.V10309.gnm1.PFL2, whole genome shotgun sequence encodes the following:
- the LOC130948229 gene encoding topless-related protein 1, which translates into the protein MSSLSRELVFLILQFLDEEKFKETVHKLEQESGFFFNMKYFEDEVHNGNWDEVEKYLSGFTKVDDNRYSMKIFFEIRKQKYLEALDKHDRSKAVEILVKDLKVFATFNEELFKEITQLLTLENFRENEQLSKYGDTKSARAIMLVELKKLIEANPLFRDKLQFPNLKNSRLRTLINQSLNWQHQLCKNPRPNPDIKTLFVDHSCGQPNGARAPSPANNPLLGSLPKAGAFPPLGAHGPFQPTPAPVPTPLAGWMSNPTTVAHPAVSGGGAIGLGAPSIPAALKHPRTPPTNPSVDYPSGDSDHVAKRTRPMGISEEVNLPVNVLSATFPGHGHGHGHSQAFTAPDDLPKTVVRTLNQGSSPMSMDFHPVQQSLLLVGTNVGDIALWEVGSRERLVLRNFKVWDLSACSMPFQAALVKDPGVSVNRVIWSPDGALFGVAYSRHIVQIYSYNGGDDVRQHLEIDAHVGGVNDLAFSHPNKQLCVITCGDDKTIKVWDAATGTKQYTFEGHEAPVYSVCPHYKENIQFIFSTALDGKIKAWLYDNLGSRVDYDAPGRWCTTMAYSADGTRLFSCGTSKDGESSIVEWNESEGAVKRTYQGFRKRSLGVVQFDTTKNRFLAAGDDFSIKFWDMDNVQPLQAIDADGGLPASPRIRFNKDGTLLAVSANENGIKILANADGMRLLRTLENSLYDASRTSEAMAKPTINPISAAAAAATSAALAERASSVVAIPGMNGDARNLGDVKPRISEESNDKSKIWKLTEINEPSQCRSLKLPDNVRVPKISRLIYTNSGNAVLALASNAIHLLWKWQRNDRNSSGKATASMQPQLWQPSSGILMTNDIADSSPEDAVPCFALSKNDSYVMSASGGKISLFNMMTFKTMTTFMPPPPAATFLAFHPQDNNIIAIGMDDSSIQIYNVRVDEVKSKLKGHTKRITGLAFSHVLNVLVSSGADAQICVWNTDGWEKQKSRFLQLPPGRTPSAQADTRVQFHQDQIHFLVVHETQLAIYEATKLECLKQWFPRDSAAPISHATFSCDSQLIYASFLDATVCVFSASNLRLRCRINPSAYLSGSVSSNVQPLVIAAHPQEPNQFAIGLSDGGVHVFEPLESEGKWGVPPPVENGSASNVAAPSVGGPSSDQPQR